The region CTCGTCGAGGCCAGCAGCATCATCGAGCCCAACCTGTTCCTCGACCGGCGGGCCGAAGTGCTGAGCAACCGCCTGCGCGATACGCACGACCTGTGGCACATCGTCACCGGTTACGATCGCGACATATTCGGCGAAGTTGCGCTGCTCGCGTTCACGTTCGCGCAGACACGCAACTACGGGGTCGGCTTCGTCGTGCTCGCCGCGATGACCAAGCTGTGGATGGAAGGTCACCGCGACGGAGTGCGCCTGGTCTGGCGCGCGTGGCGTCGGGGACGGCGCGCCGGATCTTTCGTCGGTGCCGACTGGGAAGGATTGCTGCAGCTCCCGCTGTCGGACGTGCGCCGCTGCCTCTCGATCACGGAGGTGCCGGTCTACTCGCCGTTTTTTTCGGAAGCCGCGGTGGCCACCCGCTGAGCGCTGAACTCTCGAACCGCTGACCGCTGCGGCGCGCGGCGGTCGCGCCGACGCGCGGGGCTCTGCCGCGTGCGAAGGCGCCGCATCGCGGCCGGTTCACCCGGCCGCGATGCGGGTTATTCCGATGTGTAATGGGGTCAGGCACCAGAGGAATGGGGTCAGGCACC is a window of Candidatus Binatia bacterium DNA encoding:
- a CDS encoding Coq4 family protein; this encodes MRAMRALIDNPDDTALVFQIIRALTGESYERLYQRTLRDPQAARILDEKRDILDVLKAREHLRGLPDGTLGREYARFLDREGIDAEGLVEASSIIEPNLFLDRRAEVLSNRLRDTHDLWHIVTGYDRDIFGEVALLAFTFAQTRNYGVGFVVLAAMTKLWMEGHRDGVRLVWRAWRRGRRAGSFVGADWEGLLQLPLSDVRRCLSITEVPVYSPFFSEAAVATR